One genomic segment of Arthrobacter sp. zg-Y1110 includes these proteins:
- a CDS encoding amino acid ABC transporter permease, with protein sequence MKPSTRRRLFRGVLYAVFVIALVAVVLAADWEAIGENFFDAEVAREAFPTIITVAVKNTIIYTVIAFAGGLLLGLLLALMKLSPVAPYRWAATAYIELFRGLPALLVIFGFAFAVPIAFDWRPPGGSAGAGLLALIIVSGAYIAETIRAGIQAVPSGQAEAARSLGMGPTWTMISVTLPQAFRIITPPLTNELVILIKDTSLLFIAGMALQDRELTTFARDSVSQTANATPLVLAALMYLIITLPLTQLVAKLERHNQRGR encoded by the coding sequence TTGAAACCCTCCACCCGCAGACGCCTGTTCCGGGGCGTCCTGTACGCCGTTTTCGTCATCGCGCTGGTAGCCGTAGTGCTGGCTGCCGATTGGGAAGCCATCGGCGAGAACTTCTTCGACGCCGAGGTGGCCCGTGAGGCCTTCCCGACCATCATCACGGTGGCGGTTAAGAACACGATTATCTATACCGTCATTGCTTTCGCGGGCGGGCTCCTCCTGGGCCTGCTGCTGGCCCTGATGAAGCTTTCCCCCGTAGCCCCGTACCGCTGGGCCGCCACGGCATACATCGAACTCTTCCGCGGACTCCCCGCACTGCTGGTGATCTTCGGGTTCGCCTTCGCCGTGCCGATCGCCTTCGACTGGCGTCCGCCGGGAGGCAGCGCAGGCGCAGGGCTCCTGGCCCTGATCATCGTTTCCGGCGCCTACATCGCCGAGACCATCCGTGCCGGAATCCAGGCAGTGCCCTCCGGTCAGGCCGAGGCTGCCCGTTCGCTGGGCATGGGTCCGACCTGGACCATGATTTCCGTGACCCTGCCCCAGGCCTTCCGGATCATCACGCCGCCGCTGACCAACGAACTGGTCATCCTGATCAAGGACACCTCGCTGCTTTTCATTGCCGGTATGGCGCTGCAGGACCGCGAGCTGACCACCTTTGCGCGTGACTCCGTGTCCCAGACCGCAAACGCCACACCCCTGGTGCTCGCTGCCCTGATGTACCTGATCATTACGCTGCCGCTGACCCAGCTGGTGGCAAAGCTTGAACGACACAACCAGAGAGGCAGGTAG
- a CDS encoding amino acid ABC transporter ATP-binding protein, whose protein sequence is MSVPNTNAPAIEVRNLHKSFGSNEVLKGIDFHVDQGEVVCVIGPSGSGKSTLLRCVNRLEEPTSGTVLVEGVDITHPDTDLDKIRTRIGMVFQQFNLFPHLNVLRNLTLAQRRAKKRGQEEASKVALKNLAKVGLEDRATAFPAQLSGGQQQRVAIARALSMDPDMMLFDEPTSALDPELVGDVLAVMRQLAEEGMTMMVVTHEMGFAREVGDRVVFMDGGVVVEQGRPEDVLGNPQHERTRAFLSKVL, encoded by the coding sequence ATGAGCGTCCCGAACACCAACGCCCCTGCCATCGAGGTCCGCAACCTTCACAAGTCCTTCGGAAGCAACGAGGTGCTGAAAGGCATCGACTTCCATGTAGACCAGGGCGAAGTGGTCTGCGTGATCGGTCCGTCCGGTTCCGGCAAGTCGACCCTGCTGCGCTGCGTCAACCGCCTGGAGGAGCCCACCAGCGGCACCGTCCTGGTGGAGGGCGTTGACATTACCCATCCCGACACGGACCTGGACAAGATACGCACCCGGATCGGCATGGTCTTCCAGCAGTTCAACCTCTTCCCGCACCTGAACGTGCTGCGCAACCTGACCTTGGCGCAGCGCCGGGCGAAGAAGCGCGGCCAGGAGGAAGCCTCCAAGGTAGCCCTGAAGAACCTCGCCAAGGTGGGTCTGGAGGACCGTGCCACGGCCTTCCCCGCACAGCTGTCCGGCGGCCAGCAGCAGCGTGTGGCCATTGCCCGCGCACTGTCCATGGATCCGGACATGATGCTGTTCGACGAGCCCACCAGCGCCTTGGACCCGGAACTCGTTGGTGATGTTCTCGCCGTGATGCGTCAGCTTGCCGAGGAAGGCATGACCATGATGGTGGTGACCCATGAGATGGGCTTCGCCCGTGAAGTGGGCGACCGCGTTGTCTTCATGGACGGCGGCGTGGTGGTGGAGCAGGGACGTCCCGAAGATGTCCTGGGCAACCCGCAGCACGAGCGCACCCGGGCGTTCCTTTCCAAGGTTCTTTAA
- a CDS encoding helix-hairpin-helix domain-containing protein codes for MVTPLDGLPKIGAPATRALAEAGYDSLRQLAGVPHAELASLHGMGPKALRLIAQALDEYGLALG; via the coding sequence ATGGTTACGCCGCTCGATGGCCTACCGAAGATCGGTGCGCCGGCTACCCGTGCCCTCGCCGAGGCGGGCTACGACTCACTTCGCCAGCTGGCCGGGGTCCCGCACGCGGAACTCGCCTCGCTGCACGGCATGGGTCCTAAGGCGCTGCGGCTCATAGCGCAGGCCCTGGACGAATACGGACTCGCACTGGGCTGA
- the menD gene encoding 2-succinyl-5-enolpyruvyl-6-hydroxy-3-cyclohexene-1-carboxylic-acid synthase, which yields MNGTSKSPNPSSASGAPASGSSAAGTPDLSDAARTGLSSLQAARSAVAALASAGVRDVVLSPGSRSAPLAYALAEAELQDRIRVHVRIDERVAGFTALGLARGGRRPAAVVTTSGTAVGELMPAVMEAHHACVPLVVLSADRPAELHGTGANQTTVQPGLFAHFPATAADVEAGTDPAEAISAALASLGNGIPVGPVHVNLQFREPLTPGETDPLFLESDSVPEALPASAPVPAEDRVPAADPPIPGVHRTVVVAGDGAGELAALFALRAGLPLLAEPSSNARFGPNAVGAYRLLLPELGPMIERVVVFGRPTLSRPVAGLLARTDIEKALYLPRPVNWFTEGRRPETIISDIPGLFEFAGTGAPGWLEQWRTASEAAMNTLNNLLEQQAGLTGLQVADLVWDAADANLVLGSSNVIRDMDLVASPGWHPLDVYANRGLAGIDGTISTATGIALANGIPTRLLLGDLTFLHDAGALLLGEGEDEPDLQMIVLNDSGGGIFTVLEHGALGEDPRYTALVERFFGTPHRADLAALCRGYGVRHQVIRSADELEAALAEPVHGRSVLEVRTARETLRGLHQQVQSAVGAAVRS from the coding sequence GTGAACGGAACCTCGAAGTCTCCCAACCCGTCCTCCGCCTCCGGGGCGCCTGCTTCCGGCTCCTCTGCGGCCGGCACCCCTGACCTGTCGGATGCGGCGCGGACCGGATTGAGCTCCCTGCAGGCAGCCCGGTCCGCCGTCGCCGCCCTGGCATCCGCAGGAGTGCGCGACGTCGTCCTGTCCCCGGGATCGCGCAGCGCACCGCTTGCCTACGCGCTGGCGGAAGCGGAACTACAGGACCGGATTCGGGTGCACGTACGGATTGATGAACGGGTTGCCGGCTTTACTGCCCTCGGCCTGGCGCGCGGCGGGCGCCGTCCCGCAGCCGTCGTGACGACGTCGGGCACTGCCGTGGGTGAACTGATGCCTGCCGTGATGGAAGCCCACCATGCCTGTGTTCCGCTGGTGGTCCTCTCGGCGGATAGACCGGCCGAGCTGCACGGCACCGGTGCCAACCAAACCACGGTGCAGCCCGGCCTCTTTGCCCACTTCCCTGCGACGGCTGCGGATGTGGAGGCCGGCACCGATCCTGCGGAAGCCATTTCCGCAGCTCTGGCCAGCCTTGGCAACGGGATCCCGGTGGGACCGGTGCACGTGAACCTCCAGTTCCGGGAGCCGCTGACCCCCGGCGAAACCGACCCCTTGTTCCTCGAATCCGATTCCGTTCCGGAGGCTTTGCCTGCCTCCGCTCCGGTTCCGGCGGAGGACCGGGTCCCTGCCGCCGATCCGCCGATCCCCGGTGTTCACCGCACCGTGGTGGTGGCGGGCGACGGGGCCGGGGAGCTCGCTGCGCTCTTTGCCCTGCGTGCCGGGCTGCCGCTGCTGGCGGAACCGTCCTCCAACGCCCGCTTCGGTCCCAACGCCGTGGGCGCGTACCGCCTGTTGCTGCCGGAACTCGGCCCGATGATTGAACGGGTCGTGGTGTTCGGCCGCCCAACGCTCTCCCGTCCGGTAGCCGGACTACTGGCCCGTACCGACATCGAAAAAGCCCTTTATCTGCCCCGGCCGGTGAACTGGTTTACCGAGGGACGACGTCCGGAAACCATCATCAGCGACATCCCCGGACTCTTCGAGTTCGCGGGAACCGGTGCGCCCGGCTGGCTTGAGCAGTGGCGGACGGCCTCGGAAGCGGCCATGAACACGCTGAACAATCTGCTGGAACAGCAGGCCGGGCTCACGGGTCTGCAGGTCGCGGACCTGGTGTGGGACGCTGCAGACGCCAATCTGGTACTCGGTTCCTCCAACGTCATCCGGGACATGGACCTGGTTGCCTCTCCGGGCTGGCATCCGCTGGACGTGTACGCCAACCGCGGCCTGGCCGGGATCGACGGGACCATTTCCACGGCCACGGGCATTGCGCTCGCCAACGGCATTCCCACCCGGCTGCTGCTGGGCGACCTCACGTTCCTGCACGACGCCGGAGCTCTGCTCCTTGGAGAGGGAGAGGACGAGCCGGACCTGCAGATGATCGTGTTGAACGACTCCGGCGGCGGCATTTTCACTGTCCTCGAACATGGTGCACTGGGGGAGGACCCGCGGTACACGGCCTTGGTGGAACGCTTCTTCGGGACTCCGCACCGTGCCGATCTGGCCGCACTGTGCCGCGGCTACGGTGTCCGGCACCAAGTGATCCGTTCGGCCGACGAACTCGAAGCCGCATTGGCCGAACCGGTTCACGGACGGTCGGTGCTGGAGGTACGCACCGCACGGGAGACGCTGCGCGGCCTGCATCAGCAGGTGCAGTCGGCTGTGGGGGCAGCGGTGCGGAGCTAG
- a CDS encoding tartrate dehydrogenase, translating to MTQTHRIATIAGDGIGQEVVPEGMRALAAAAEAFDFTLKSTDFDFANGDYYLKHGRMLPDNWVEQLEGFDAIFFGAVGSPETVPDHISLWGSLLQFRRHFDQYVNLRPVKLLNGVRSPLADRRPGEIDFYVVRENTEGEYSSIGGRIFEGTDRETVIQETVMTRTGVDRILKYAFDLAGSRPKKHLTSATKSNGISVTMPYWDERVARMSGNYADVRIDSYHIDILTAHFVLHPERFDVVVASNLFGDILSDLGPACTGTIGIAPSGNINPERRFPSLFEPVHGSAPDIAGQGIANPIGQIWSASMMLQHLGEHAAAAAVVQAFENVLARGDVSLTPDLGGSGTTEQLGKAIANEISAVAAG from the coding sequence ATGACGCAGACCCACAGAATCGCCACCATCGCCGGAGACGGGATCGGGCAGGAAGTGGTGCCCGAAGGGATGAGGGCGTTGGCTGCCGCAGCTGAGGCCTTTGACTTCACCCTGAAGAGCACAGACTTCGACTTTGCCAACGGCGACTACTACCTCAAGCACGGCAGGATGCTGCCCGACAACTGGGTTGAGCAGCTTGAGGGTTTCGACGCCATCTTCTTCGGTGCTGTCGGCTCCCCTGAAACGGTTCCGGACCATATCTCCCTGTGGGGAAGCCTCCTCCAGTTTCGCCGCCACTTCGACCAGTACGTCAACCTCCGACCGGTGAAGCTGCTGAACGGAGTCCGGAGTCCGCTGGCCGACCGCCGGCCCGGGGAAATCGACTTTTACGTTGTCCGTGAGAACACCGAGGGCGAGTACTCCAGCATTGGCGGGCGGATATTCGAGGGCACCGACAGGGAAACGGTGATCCAGGAAACGGTCATGACCAGGACCGGTGTGGACCGCATCCTCAAGTACGCGTTCGACCTCGCCGGCAGCCGTCCCAAGAAGCACCTGACCTCCGCCACCAAAAGCAACGGAATTTCGGTGACCATGCCGTATTGGGACGAGCGCGTAGCTCGAATGTCCGGCAATTACGCAGATGTGAGGATCGACAGCTACCACATCGACATCCTTACGGCGCACTTCGTGCTGCATCCCGAAAGATTCGACGTAGTCGTGGCCAGCAACCTCTTCGGCGACATCCTCTCGGACCTGGGTCCGGCATGCACGGGCACCATCGGCATCGCACCCAGCGGCAACATAAATCCTGAACGCCGTTTCCCGAGCCTTTTCGAACCTGTCCACGGATCCGCTCCGGACATTGCCGGTCAGGGTATCGCGAACCCCATCGGCCAGATCTGGAGCGCCTCCATGATGCTGCAGCACCTGGGCGAGCATGCAGCAGCAGCAGCCGTGGTTCAGGCTTTCGAGAACGTGCTGGCCCGGGGAGATGTTTCCCTCACGCCCGATCTCGGCGGCAGCGGGACCACCGAACAGCTGGGAAAAGCCATAGCCAATGAAATCAGTGCCGTAGCCGCCGGATGA
- a CDS encoding DASS family sodium-coupled anion symporter → MSQNVPLSMPAPKTPGFTDVKAALLGGKTFRSLSEQSLSPREEKFERARQTLGLFLAPAVAIVFALLPTAMDPTQQLLAAVLLGVIILWICEPVPIPVGGLMGVAAVVILGIAPAAEVLQPFGSTTIFTFIGAFILAQAMLKHGIAQRLAFAVLSVPGVAKSTYRIITAFGVITCLLSAFVSNTATVAMLLPTALGILTVIGELLQNRGVVKSDFDPLRLRVGAALMLMLAYGASVGGLLTPVGSPPNLIGRGLIEEATGVRISFAQWAATAAPLCLAMFIVLALVMFLLNKPEIRRIEGVDGFISEKKAEQGKMKRAEVNTLIAFGFTVTLWLLPAFASLIFGTDSGQYIFLDDRLDEGIVAVLGASLLFILPTDWKKREATLTWSDAAKIDWGTIVLFGTGIIFGSLLSATGLAETIGTTASDTLGVTSVITITAFSVILAILISETTSNTASAAVVVPIVIPLCVAMDVDPFIPALAATFAASFGFMLPVSTPQNAIVYGSGTIPITRMIRTGLVFDILGAALIIGIVPIMVGVTGIGG, encoded by the coding sequence ATGTCCCAGAATGTGCCGCTGTCCATGCCGGCCCCGAAGACGCCGGGGTTCACCGATGTCAAAGCCGCCCTGCTGGGCGGGAAAACGTTCCGGAGCCTAAGCGAACAATCCCTCTCTCCCCGTGAGGAGAAGTTTGAGCGGGCACGCCAGACGCTGGGGTTGTTCCTCGCACCGGCCGTTGCAATCGTCTTCGCCCTCCTGCCCACGGCCATGGACCCGACCCAGCAGCTGCTCGCTGCGGTCCTGCTCGGCGTGATCATCCTGTGGATCTGCGAACCGGTGCCCATCCCCGTGGGTGGCCTTATGGGGGTTGCCGCCGTAGTGATCCTCGGCATCGCACCGGCAGCGGAGGTCCTGCAGCCCTTTGGCTCCACCACCATCTTCACGTTTATCGGAGCCTTCATACTGGCCCAGGCCATGCTCAAGCACGGCATCGCGCAGCGGCTGGCCTTCGCCGTCCTGTCCGTTCCCGGAGTGGCAAAGTCGACGTACCGTATTATCACCGCCTTCGGAGTGATCACCTGCCTGCTCTCTGCCTTCGTGTCGAACACCGCAACGGTGGCCATGCTTCTGCCTACGGCTCTGGGCATCCTCACAGTCATCGGCGAACTTCTGCAGAACCGTGGCGTAGTCAAGTCCGACTTCGACCCGTTGCGCCTGCGTGTCGGTGCCGCGCTGATGCTGATGCTGGCCTACGGCGCCAGCGTGGGCGGACTGCTCACGCCTGTGGGTTCCCCGCCGAACCTCATCGGCCGCGGCCTGATCGAGGAAGCGACGGGCGTGCGCATCTCGTTTGCCCAGTGGGCCGCCACTGCTGCACCGCTCTGCCTCGCCATGTTCATCGTGCTCGCCCTCGTTATGTTCCTGCTCAATAAGCCCGAGATCCGCAGGATTGAAGGTGTTGACGGGTTCATCAGCGAGAAAAAAGCCGAGCAGGGCAAAATGAAGCGGGCAGAGGTCAACACCCTGATCGCCTTCGGTTTCACCGTGACCCTGTGGCTGCTCCCGGCATTCGCGAGCCTTATCTTCGGCACGGACTCCGGCCAGTACATTTTCCTGGACGACAGGCTGGACGAAGGCATCGTGGCAGTTCTCGGGGCCTCGCTGCTGTTCATCCTGCCCACCGATTGGAAGAAGCGCGAAGCCACCCTCACCTGGTCCGATGCAGCCAAGATCGACTGGGGAACCATCGTCCTCTTCGGCACGGGCATCATCTTCGGTTCCCTGCTGTCGGCCACGGGCCTGGCGGAAACCATCGGAACCACCGCCTCCGACACTCTGGGCGTCACCAGCGTTATCACCATCACCGCCTTCTCAGTGATCCTGGCTATCCTCATCTCGGAAACCACCAGCAACACCGCCTCTGCGGCCGTCGTCGTGCCCATCGTGATTCCCCTGTGCGTAGCGATGGACGTGGATCCGTTCATCCCTGCCCTGGCAGCGACTTTCGCGGCATCCTTCGGCTTTATGCTCCCGGTATCGACGCCGCAGAACGCCATTGTCTACGGCTCCGGGACCATACCGATCACCAGGATGATCCGCACCGGGCTCGTCTTCGACATCCTCGGGGCAGCGCTCATCATCGGCATTGTCCCCATCATGGTTGGCGTCACCGGTATCGGAGGCTGA
- a CDS encoding o-succinylbenzoate synthase: MRVKFRGILHREALLIEGPEGWGEFAPFPEYSDAEASPWLASALEAAWQGYPEAVRKSIPVNGTVPAVPVHQVEAVLARFGHVPAVKVKVAETGQTPLQDLARVAEVRRLLPDAGIRVDANAGWDVPTAVETLTLLAEAGLEYAEQPVAGIDGLRAVRTELRRRGVPVLIAADESVRKESDPLKVAREDAADLIVIKAAPLGGVRRAVEIVAQAGLPAVVSSAIDTSVGIRTGVALAAALPELPYACGLGTLSLMAGDVTEESLVPDGGALAVRDVPVSEELLERFAAPPERRQWWLDRLERVHAQLVTAQQR, translated from the coding sequence ATGCGGGTGAAGTTCCGCGGCATCCTGCACCGCGAGGCCCTGCTGATCGAGGGGCCGGAGGGCTGGGGCGAGTTTGCCCCGTTCCCGGAATACTCCGACGCAGAGGCCTCACCCTGGCTTGCCTCCGCCTTAGAAGCGGCCTGGCAGGGCTATCCGGAAGCGGTGCGGAAGTCCATCCCGGTGAACGGCACGGTGCCCGCCGTGCCGGTGCACCAGGTGGAGGCCGTGCTGGCCCGGTTCGGACATGTCCCTGCCGTGAAGGTCAAAGTGGCTGAAACTGGCCAGACTCCGCTTCAGGACCTGGCCCGGGTGGCCGAGGTCCGCCGGTTGCTGCCCGACGCCGGTATCCGGGTGGACGCCAATGCTGGCTGGGACGTGCCCACCGCCGTCGAAACGCTGACCCTGCTGGCTGAGGCCGGGCTGGAATACGCCGAACAACCCGTAGCGGGCATTGACGGCCTGCGTGCCGTCCGGACCGAGCTGCGCCGGCGCGGGGTTCCCGTGCTGATCGCCGCCGATGAAAGCGTGCGGAAGGAAAGCGACCCGCTGAAGGTCGCCCGGGAAGACGCTGCGGACCTGATCGTCATCAAGGCGGCCCCGTTGGGCGGGGTGCGCCGGGCCGTCGAGATTGTGGCGCAGGCCGGGCTGCCCGCTGTGGTGAGCTCCGCCATCGACACTTCCGTGGGGATCCGTACCGGCGTCGCCCTGGCCGCTGCGCTGCCGGAGCTGCCCTATGCCTGCGGGCTGGGCACCTTGTCGCTCATGGCCGGAGACGTGACGGAAGAATCGCTGGTGCCCGACGGTGGTGCCCTGGCCGTGCGGGACGTGCCCGTGTCCGAGGAGCTGTTGGAGCGGTTTGCCGCACCGCCGGAGCGCCGTCAGTGGTGGCTGGACCGGCTGGAGCGGGTGCATGCGCAGTTGGTGACGGCCCAGCAGCGCTAG
- a CDS encoding phosphatase PAP2 family protein, translating into MDTRNLLAQRARAERPAAHNPALFLFAALLCAAGVAATYWFFVRTTTGQLADESAFQEAELIAPATERPVIAFLDELPLISVFIAVIVVVFVSILRHRISPAVIALGTFGAANVSSQLLKRTVLDRPDRGVVTLDFNSLPSGHTTLAASAAAAVFLLASPRWRPLVALFGGSYAVLAGAATFLNLWHRPADVVASLLVVAAWTLVGGLVMMRTNPDWNRWPANGAAQGTAKVIAGICAVPGVLATAASLGLYFYARWDPTAVSTSAPLYFWAGLTLIVGVGFLVSALACWLFNQQAGDPARAAGGSRGNRR; encoded by the coding sequence ATGGATACTCGCAACTTGCTGGCACAGCGCGCCCGTGCCGAACGACCGGCTGCGCATAATCCGGCGCTCTTTCTGTTCGCGGCCCTCCTCTGCGCTGCCGGCGTTGCCGCAACGTATTGGTTCTTCGTCCGCACCACCACCGGCCAGCTCGCCGATGAGTCCGCTTTCCAGGAAGCGGAGCTGATTGCACCTGCCACCGAACGGCCGGTGATCGCCTTCCTGGACGAGCTGCCGCTGATCTCCGTCTTCATCGCCGTGATTGTGGTGGTGTTTGTATCCATCCTGCGGCACCGGATTTCGCCGGCGGTGATTGCCCTCGGCACTTTCGGAGCAGCAAATGTCAGCAGCCAGCTGCTGAAACGGACCGTGCTGGACCGGCCGGACCGCGGGGTGGTGACCCTGGATTTCAACTCCCTGCCGTCCGGCCACACCACGCTGGCAGCCTCCGCAGCTGCGGCGGTCTTCCTGCTCGCCTCCCCGCGCTGGCGGCCCCTGGTTGCACTCTTCGGCGGCAGCTACGCCGTGCTCGCGGGCGCAGCCACCTTCCTCAACCTCTGGCACCGGCCGGCCGACGTCGTCGCCTCGCTGCTGGTGGTGGCCGCCTGGACCCTTGTCGGCGGCCTCGTGATGATGCGGACCAACCCGGACTGGAACCGCTGGCCGGCCAACGGTGCGGCACAGGGAACGGCGAAAGTGATTGCCGGAATCTGCGCCGTGCCCGGAGTGCTGGCTACGGCTGCCAGCCTGGGACTTTACTTCTATGCCCGCTGGGACCCGACGGCGGTGAGCACTTCCGCACCGCTGTACTTCTGGGCGGGCCTGACACTGATAGTGGGTGTCGGCTTCCTCGTCAGCGCCCTCGCCTGCTGGCTGTTCAACCAGCAGGCCGGAGACCCCGCACGGGCAGCGGGCGGTTCCCGGGGCAATCGCCGCTAG
- a CDS encoding MFS transporter, producing the protein MPADDFSLRKIAIPAYGPTLLYGLATGAILPVIALSARDLGATVALAALVITLTGVGSLLTNVPATIVTTRFGEKWALVAASAWCALAMVLAAAVPVLAVFALAVFMIGMAGSVFGLARQSYLTEAVPVNFRARALSTLGGVNRIGVFIGPFAAAGAIHFFGTTGAYWVGAAAAVGAGILSLQVPDLAVRSGRDGSGLVSKGDAVPAPTVRSILRSHARIFRTIGIGVLLIAAVRATRQAVIPLWGQHIGLDPTTTALIYGLSGAIDMLIFYPAGKAMDTWGRRSVAVPCMLIMGLGLGLLPLASEATGLLLAALLIGFGNGIGSGIVMTLGADFSPSPGRPQFLGIWRLLADLGTMGGPGILSGVTALVSLSAGIGATAVLGLLGAVVLWIWVPGRKAAGNPLTAGEAR; encoded by the coding sequence GTGCCAGCGGACGATTTCAGCCTTCGGAAAATAGCTATCCCGGCCTACGGGCCTACCCTGCTTTACGGGTTGGCGACCGGAGCCATCCTGCCGGTCATCGCGCTCAGCGCCCGCGACCTGGGCGCCACCGTTGCCCTGGCGGCGCTGGTCATCACCCTTACCGGAGTCGGTTCACTCCTGACGAACGTGCCTGCCACGATTGTGACCACGCGTTTCGGGGAGAAATGGGCGCTTGTGGCTGCTTCGGCCTGGTGCGCGCTGGCGATGGTCCTTGCCGCTGCGGTCCCGGTGCTGGCGGTTTTCGCGCTGGCCGTCTTTATGATCGGCATGGCGGGGTCGGTCTTCGGGCTGGCCCGGCAGAGCTATTTGACGGAAGCCGTACCGGTGAACTTCCGTGCGCGGGCCCTGTCCACGCTCGGCGGGGTGAACCGGATCGGCGTCTTCATCGGTCCCTTCGCAGCCGCCGGTGCAATCCATTTCTTCGGCACCACCGGGGCGTACTGGGTGGGTGCCGCGGCCGCCGTCGGCGCCGGGATCCTCAGCCTCCAGGTGCCGGATCTTGCTGTCCGTTCCGGTAGGGACGGATCGGGGTTGGTGTCCAAGGGCGACGCCGTCCCCGCGCCCACCGTGCGGTCCATCCTGCGAAGCCATGCACGGATCTTCCGGACCATCGGCATCGGGGTGCTGCTGATCGCTGCCGTCCGTGCGACGCGGCAGGCAGTGATTCCGCTCTGGGGCCAGCACATCGGCCTGGACCCCACCACCACGGCGCTGATCTACGGGCTCTCCGGAGCCATCGACATGCTGATCTTCTATCCCGCGGGCAAAGCCATGGACACCTGGGGGCGGCGTTCGGTGGCGGTGCCCTGCATGCTGATCATGGGGCTGGGCCTCGGGCTGCTGCCGCTGGCTTCCGAAGCAACCGGACTGCTGCTGGCTGCGCTGCTGATCGGGTTCGGCAACGGCATCGGATCCGGGATCGTTATGACCCTCGGGGCGGACTTCTCGCCTTCGCCCGGACGCCCGCAGTTCCTGGGCATCTGGCGGCTGCTGGCCGACCTCGGGACCATGGGCGGCCCAGGCATCCTCTCCGGAGTGACTGCCCTCGTGTCGCTCTCGGCAGGGATCGGGGCCACCGCTGTCCTGGGACTGCTGGGCGCCGTCGTGCTCTGGATCTGGGTTCCCGGACGGAAGGCCGCTGGCAATCCGCTTACCGCCGGCGAGGCTCGCTAG
- a CDS encoding MBL fold metallo-hydrolase has product MTETPQQHIPTQRSWQEVAPRVWVRANAAFAVNTGLVIGDDRALLIDTGAGPGMAQEIYDSARMLTDLPLTAVNTHAHFDHYFGNALMLANGVEDIWGTAGCAASIRENGNSHRPQAADVEPEMAAATGENTAIAEPTKLVEDAPVDLDLGGISVTLFHLGRGHTDHDLLVGAGDVLFTGDLVEQGADPAFEDSFPKDWIRTLGKISALEDLYTIFVPGHGKPVTVDFVTTQMHKMRTAVAVTRSAMDQASVDMTKAIPILPYGPDQSRALLTRLRTLARWKWLKQ; this is encoded by the coding sequence ATGACAGAAACACCGCAGCAGCACATCCCCACCCAGCGCAGCTGGCAGGAGGTTGCACCCCGGGTCTGGGTGCGCGCCAATGCTGCCTTTGCCGTCAACACCGGGCTGGTGATCGGGGACGATCGGGCACTGCTGATCGATACCGGAGCAGGCCCCGGCATGGCGCAGGAGATTTACGATTCCGCCCGGATGCTGACCGACCTGCCGCTCACGGCCGTCAACACGCATGCCCACTTTGACCATTACTTCGGCAACGCCCTGATGCTCGCCAACGGTGTGGAGGATATCTGGGGTACCGCCGGATGCGCCGCGAGTATCCGTGAAAACGGAAACAGCCACCGCCCGCAGGCCGCCGACGTCGAACCCGAGATGGCGGCGGCCACGGGCGAAAACACGGCAATCGCCGAACCCACGAAACTGGTGGAGGACGCACCGGTGGACCTGGACCTGGGCGGCATCTCCGTGACCCTCTTCCACCTCGGACGCGGCCACACGGACCACGACCTGCTGGTGGGAGCCGGGGACGTGCTCTTCACCGGCGATCTCGTCGAACAGGGCGCTGATCCGGCTTTCGAGGACTCCTTTCCCAAGGACTGGATCCGCACGCTGGGGAAAATCTCGGCGCTCGAGGACCTCTACACGATTTTCGTTCCCGGACACGGCAAACCCGTCACGGTGGATTTCGTGACCACGCAAATGCACAAGATGCGCACCGCCGTCGCCGTCACCCGCAGCGCCATGGACCAGGCCTCGGTGGACATGACGAAGGCAATTCCCATCCTGCCGTACGGGCCGGACCAGTCCAGGGCATTGCTCACCCGCCTGCGGACCCTTGCCCGGTGGAAGTGGCTCAAGCAGTAA